A genomic segment from Spinacia oleracea cultivar Varoflay chromosome 3, BTI_SOV_V1, whole genome shotgun sequence encodes:
- the LOC110790650 gene encoding LOW QUALITY PROTEIN: lysine histidine transporter-like 6 (The sequence of the model RefSeq protein was modified relative to this genomic sequence to represent the inferred CDS: deleted 1 base in 1 codon; substituted 5 bases at 5 genomic stop codons) — translation MVSTSAQPTEVLSEDNGPPRRAKLWYSTIHTVTVMVGAGILSLPYAMAYLGWGPGTVVMIVSWCMTLNTMWKMIEVHECVPGTRFDRYYDLGKYAFGPRLGAWVVLRQXQIVQVGRDIVYMVTGGKCLKKFMEIACTNCVRLKQSYWIIIFGSLHFFLSQLPNFNSVSWVSLAAVVMSLRXLHIITXXNVNLLILINVFHXLESECCSYSTIAWVGCLAKGRIKNVNYGYKHTRNIDFMFGVFNALGHISFAYAGHAVALEIQATIPSSPEKPSKIPMWKGALGAYFINAICYFPVAFIGYWAFGQDVDDNLLVGLERPPWLIASANLMVVIHVIGIYQVYAMPIFDLLERLMIKRLNFPPGVALRLITLTIYVGNLFNLYILSLDAGFFIHDPNGHNCIATFTLFIGVTFPFFGDLLGFFGGFGFAPTSYFLLSVIWLIIKKPKRFSVSWLINWVFIYIGVFIMLASTVEGLQNIVMDSSSYSFYS, via the exons CACCGTCATGGTCGGTGCCGGTATTCTAAGCCTCCCTTATGCCATGGCTTATTTGGGATG GGGACCAGGGACAGTGGTTATGATAGTATCATGGTGTATGACTTTGAATACAATGTGGAAAATGATAGAGGTGCATGAATGTGTTCCGGGGACGCGGTTTGACCGGTACTATGACCTTGGTAAATACGCGTTTGGGCCTAGACTCGGGGCTTGGGTGGTGCTCCGTCAATAGCAAATTGTTCAGGTGGGACGTGACATTGTGTACATGGTCACTGGAGGGAAGTGCCTTAAGAAGTTCATGGAGATAGCATGCACCAACTGTGTTAGGCTTAAGCAGTCTTATTGGATCATCATTTTTGGTTCACTCCATTTCTTCCTTTCTCAACTCCCTAACTTTAATTCTGTTTCTTGGGTTTCTTTAGCAGCTGTTGTTATGTCACTCAGGTAATTACACATAATTACATAATAGAATGTCAATTTATTAATATTGATAAACGTATTTCATTGA CTTGAAAGTGAATGTTGCAGCTACTCAACCATAGCCTGGGTAGGCTGTTTGGCCAAAGGTCGTATTAAGAATGTGAACTACGGTTACAAACACACAAGAAACATTGATTTCATGTTTGGAGTCTTCAATGCACTTGGTCATATCTCATTTGCTTATGCAGGGCATGCAGTTGCACTTGAAATTCAGGCCACTATACCATCCAGTCCTGAGAAACCATCAAAAATACCAATGTGGAAAGGCGCCTTAGGTGCTTATTTCATCAATGCAATTTGCTATTTTCCAGTAGCATTTATAGGTTACTGGGCATTTGGCCAAGATGTAGATGATAATTTGCTAGTAGGACTCGAGAGGCCTCCTTGGCTTATCGCCTCTGCCAACCTCATGGTCGTCATCCATGTTATTGGCATCTATCAG GTGTATGCAATGCCCATCTTTGATTTGCTTGAGAGATTGATGATTAAGAGACTAAATTTCCCACCTGGAGTTGCTCTTCGACTCATTACTCTAACAATCTACGTTGGAAATTTATTTAATCTTTACATCTTATCTCTAGATGCTGGATTTTTCATTCATGACCCTAATGGCCACAATTGCATTGCAACATTTACACTATTTATTGGAGTCACCTTCCCTTTCTTTGGAGATCTTCTCGGTTTCTTTGGTGGATTCGGCTTTGCTCCAACGTCATACTTT CTTCTTAGTGTCATTTGGCTCATCATCAAGAAACCAAAGAGATTTAGTGTTTCTTGGCTCATCAATTGGGTATTCATT TATATTGGGGTGTTCATCATGCTGGCGTCAACAGTCGAAGGGCTTCAAAACATCGTTATGGACTCCTCTTCTTACAGCTTCTACTCCTAA